From Sphingobium sp. RAC03, a single genomic window includes:
- the yghU gene encoding glutathione-dependent disulfide-bond oxidoreductase yields MTDSYTPPRIWTWDKDNGGAFANINRPIAGATHDKALPVGQHKLQLYSLATPNGQKVTILLEELLEAGFADADYDAWLIKIGDGDQFSSGFVAVNPNSKIPALMDHSVSPPQRVFESGAILLYLAEKFGAFLPTDPAKRTAALSWLFWQMGAGPLLGGGFGHFYAYAPEKYEYPINRYTMEVKRQLDVLDRHLADNAYMAGDEYSIADIAIWPWYGGLVLGRAYEAAEFLDVASYTHVVRWAEQIDARPAVKRGRMVNKANGPLEEQLHERHDASDFATRTQDKLKSEG; encoded by the coding sequence ATGACCGACAGCTATACCCCGCCCCGCATCTGGACCTGGGACAAGGACAATGGCGGGGCGTTCGCCAATATCAACCGGCCGATCGCAGGCGCGACCCACGACAAGGCGTTGCCGGTGGGCCAACATAAGCTCCAGCTCTATTCGCTCGCCACCCCTAATGGGCAGAAGGTGACAATCCTGCTGGAAGAGTTGCTGGAGGCGGGTTTTGCCGACGCCGACTATGACGCCTGGCTGATCAAGATCGGCGATGGCGACCAGTTTTCCAGCGGCTTCGTAGCGGTCAATCCCAATAGCAAGATCCCTGCGCTGATGGACCATAGCGTGTCGCCGCCACAACGCGTGTTCGAATCAGGCGCGATCCTGCTCTATCTCGCCGAGAAATTCGGCGCGTTCCTGCCGACCGATCCGGCCAAGCGCACTGCGGCGCTGAGCTGGTTGTTCTGGCAAATGGGGGCCGGGCCGCTGCTGGGTGGCGGCTTTGGCCATTTTTACGCCTATGCGCCGGAAAAATACGAATATCCGATCAACCGCTACACGATGGAGGTGAAGCGGCAGTTGGACGTACTGGACCGGCATCTGGCGGACAACGCCTATATGGCGGGCGACGAGTATAGCATCGCCGACATCGCGATCTGGCCCTGGTATGGCGGTCTGGTGCTGGGCCGCGCCTATGAAGCGGCGGAGTTTCTGGACGTTGCCAGCTATACTCATGTGGTGCGCTGGGCTGAGCAGATTGATGCGCGCCCGGCGGTCAAGCGGGGGCGGATGGTCAACAAGGCGAATGGCCCGCTGGAAGAGCAATTGCACGAACGCCATGACGCTAGCGACTTCGCGACCAGGACGCAGGACAAGCTGAAGAGCGAAGGCTGA